In one window of Chitinophagales bacterium DNA:
- a CDS encoding DeoR/GlpR transcriptional regulator, translated as MLKKERHAFIMQQINIHNKVLSSDLCVQLNVSEDTVRRDLQELAEEDKLIKVHGGALSKSFHFTIENSNIYALREKREIAQKALSLIKDGMLVVLTGGTTIRELIKMLPPELNAIFVTVSIPIALELLEHQNCEVIFLGNRLNKAAQMSVGAEVVAKLNQMKADLCIMGTNSIHAVSGITDSDWEVVEVKRAMMACAQKTVSVSIAEKLNSVQRLQVCTPDQIDMLITELAPSDPQLAAYRTAGIAIL; from the coding sequence ATGCTGAAAAAAGAACGCCATGCATTCATCATGCAGCAGATCAATATCCATAACAAGGTATTGTCATCTGATCTGTGTGTGCAATTGAATGTATCTGAGGATACGGTTCGTCGTGATCTTCAGGAGCTCGCTGAGGAAGATAAGCTAATCAAGGTTCACGGCGGAGCGCTGTCCAAATCATTCCACTTTACCATTGAGAACAGTAATATATACGCTTTGCGGGAGAAGCGGGAGATTGCCCAGAAAGCATTGAGCCTGATAAAGGACGGTATGCTGGTGGTCTTAACCGGTGGTACCACCATCCGGGAATTGATTAAAATGCTGCCGCCGGAGTTGAACGCCATTTTTGTCACAGTCAGCATCCCCATTGCCTTAGAGCTGTTGGAGCATCAGAATTGCGAAGTGATTTTCTTAGGTAATCGCTTGAATAAAGCAGCCCAGATGAGTGTGGGGGCTGAGGTAGTGGCCAAGTTGAATCAAATGAAGGCCGATTTATGTATCATGGGTACGAATTCCATTCATGCAGTGTCTGGAATTACTGACTCAGACTGGGAAGTGGTTGAAGTTAAACGAGCCATGATGGCTTGTGCCCAGAAGACGGTTTCGGTTTCAATTGCTGAAAAATTGAATAGTGTACAACGCTTGCAGGTTTGCACCCCGGATCAGATTGATATGCTGATTACAGAACTGGCACCGTCAGACCCCCAATTGGCTGCTTACAGAACTGCTGGGATTGCTATTTTATAG
- a CDS encoding SusC/RagA family TonB-linked outer membrane protein produces the protein MRKLASLMRIVPLLFLFALQANAQEVIVTGSVRDLEKGEALEGVTVRVAGKTTAVKTDAKGNFTIKASNGQVLQVSYVGYEAQRVTVRDGANYNVKLKSEASELDDVVVVAMDQKRKPRELGYSTQKLSGGEVQETQRENFLNSLQGRIAGATITPTSGVAGASSQIVLRGFNSMALDNSPLFVVDGIILDNQTVNESGGGASTGLASDRPNRDNDYTNRIADLNPNDIESITVLKGPEATALYGSQASSGAIVITTKKAKATGKLNVAYDNSFRFTSLNRFPKYSNMFSSGTNGVPENSFSYFGPAYPEGTKMYDNLDRFFQMGLAQTHNVGLDFGKKNYSFRFSGTYFDQTSVVPNNRLRRYNFRLSNTTKIGKKIEITPSIAYTNSENDKPLRGAGGYLLNLLQWPPTDDVSDYIDASGNKSLLFGSNPNNEADNPFFNVNFNRSRDNLERWVSTLGINVNLFPWLLVSGRFGYDTYRQTGFTFRHPTSSLVTSGQGGQLDNYYRNYYGYNHTITATATKKLGDFNGRVMIGNMWQNLETQHYAVVGTNLKDSTSKDSSNTRENTRVRLNNARKGLPNYSINRQLAYFGEFSVNYKNMIFLTYTHRFETSSIFPEDFRNYNYPAGSLSFIMTDLLPFLKSGNVMNYWKLRGSLANTARSSAPYANQSVFNIATVSGGGFAYGFTNANEKLEPERQSTYELGTEMKFLNNKINLDVTYYNTKNTKQIVENFRASYGTGFVLNTLNVGSTQNEGVEVAIDATPVQTKKFRWNTRFNFNRMWNKVTGLPSNVPEFYISDTWLYGNARGGLVVGGPTTSITAIGYTRNNAGQILIDPLSGLPVVDPTTNFVVRGDRNPTFTLGWVNNLSYKNWRLNFLWDFRMGGDIYNGTSRFLHLIGRSQNQNDRMVPRIVDGVLNDGLQNTANPTKNSIVVIPYYNQGYYTARMPEEAFIEKDINWARLRDITLSYTFSPRELRELSWIKSLSAFITANDLILITNYTGADPAVNGNTAGTRGVGAAGFDYGNIPTPVSINIGFRATFK, from the coding sequence ATGAGAAAACTAGCGAGCTTAATGAGGATAGTGCCCTTACTATTCTTGTTTGCACTACAAGCCAATGCGCAGGAAGTGATTGTAACGGGTTCCGTGCGCGACCTTGAAAAAGGTGAAGCATTAGAGGGTGTAACTGTACGCGTTGCAGGTAAGACAACTGCAGTGAAGACAGACGCCAAAGGTAATTTCACCATTAAAGCCAGTAACGGACAGGTGCTGCAGGTATCCTATGTTGGATATGAAGCACAGCGTGTAACAGTTCGTGATGGTGCCAACTACAACGTAAAATTGAAGAGTGAAGCATCCGAACTGGATGATGTGGTAGTTGTAGCGATGGACCAAAAAAGAAAGCCAAGAGAATTGGGTTATTCTACTCAAAAATTGTCTGGTGGTGAGGTTCAGGAAACACAGCGTGAAAACTTTTTGAACAGCCTTCAGGGAAGAATTGCGGGTGCTACCATCACACCTACCAGTGGTGTAGCAGGTGCTTCTTCACAAATCGTTCTGAGGGGTTTCAACTCAATGGCATTGGATAACTCTCCTTTGTTTGTAGTAGATGGTATTATTCTGGATAACCAGACTGTAAACGAAAGTGGTGGTGGTGCTTCTACTGGTTTGGCTTCTGACAGACCTAACAGAGACAATGACTATACCAACCGTATTGCGGATTTAAACCCGAACGATATCGAGTCTATCACTGTGCTGAAAGGCCCTGAAGCTACAGCCCTGTATGGTTCTCAGGCAAGCTCTGGTGCCATTGTTATCACAACTAAAAAAGCGAAAGCAACTGGCAAACTGAATGTTGCTTATGACAATAGCTTCCGTTTCACAAGCTTGAATCGTTTCCCTAAGTACTCCAATATGTTTTCCAGCGGTACCAACGGTGTACCTGAAAATAGTTTCAGCTATTTCGGTCCTGCCTACCCAGAAGGAACAAAAATGTATGACAACCTTGACCGTTTCTTCCAAATGGGTTTGGCACAGACACATAACGTAGGTCTTGATTTCGGTAAAAAGAATTACAGCTTCCGTTTTTCCGGAACGTATTTCGATCAAACTTCTGTGGTGCCCAATAACAGATTGAGAAGATATAATTTCCGTTTGTCTAACACCACCAAGATTGGTAAGAAAATAGAAATTACGCCATCTATTGCTTATACCAACTCTGAGAACGATAAGCCTTTGCGTGGTGCTGGTGGTTATTTGTTGAATTTATTGCAGTGGCCTCCAACAGATGATGTTTCTGATTACATTGACGCAAGTGGTAACAAAAGCTTACTGTTTGGTAGCAACCCCAACAATGAAGCAGATAACCCATTCTTTAACGTGAACTTCAACAGAAGCCGTGATAACCTGGAACGTTGGGTATCTACACTGGGTATTAACGTAAACTTGTTTCCATGGTTACTCGTTTCTGGTAGATTTGGTTACGATACCTACAGACAAACCGGTTTCACATTCCGCCATCCAACATCTAGTCTGGTAACATCTGGTCAGGGTGGACAATTGGATAACTATTACAGAAACTATTACGGCTATAACCATACCATCACTGCAACTGCAACCAAAAAGCTGGGCGATTTCAATGGTCGTGTGATGATCGGTAACATGTGGCAGAATCTGGAAACACAGCACTATGCGGTTGTTGGTACCAACCTGAAAGATTCTACGAGCAAGGATAGTTCAAATACTCGCGAGAATACTCGTGTACGTTTGAACAATGCGCGTAAGGGTTTGCCTAACTATTCTATCAACAGACAGCTGGCTTATTTCGGTGAATTCTCTGTGAACTATAAGAACATGATCTTCCTGACTTATACGCACAGATTTGAGACTTCATCTATCTTCCCTGAAGACTTCAGAAACTATAATTATCCAGCAGGTAGTTTGAGTTTCATCATGACAGATCTGCTTCCTTTCCTGAAGAGTGGTAATGTGATGAACTATTGGAAACTCCGTGGTTCTTTGGCTAACACGGCAAGGTCAAGTGCGCCTTATGCCAACCAGTCTGTATTCAATATTGCAACAGTAAGCGGCGGTGGTTTTGCTTACGGCTTTACCAATGCAAACGAAAAGCTGGAGCCTGAAAGACAAAGTACTTATGAACTGGGTACTGAAATGAAGTTCCTGAATAACAAGATCAATTTGGATGTAACATATTATAATACCAAAAACACCAAGCAGATCGTTGAGAACTTCCGTGCCAGTTATGGTACAGGTTTCGTACTGAATACACTGAACGTTGGTTCTACACAGAACGAAGGTGTGGAAGTAGCTATCGATGCAACGCCTGTTCAAACGAAGAAATTCCGTTGGAATACTCGCTTTAATTTTAATAGAATGTGGAATAAGGTAACAGGCTTGCCAAGCAATGTACCTGAATTCTATATCTCTGATACATGGCTCTACGGTAACGCACGTGGTGGTCTGGTAGTAGGTGGACCAACAACCAGTATCACTGCTATTGGTTATACAAGAAACAATGCAGGTCAGATTCTGATTGACCCATTGAGTGGCTTACCTGTAGTTGATCCAACAACCAACTTCGTCGTGAGAGGCGACAGAAACCCAACATTTACTTTGGGTTGGGTAAATAACCTTAGCTATAAAAACTGGCGTTTGAATTTCTTGTGGGATTTCCGCATGGGTGGTGATATCTATAATGGTACCAGCCGCTTCCTGCACCTGATTGGTAGAAGCCAGAATCAGAATGATCGTATGGTTCCACGTATTGTGGATGGTGTTTTGAACGACGGTCTGCAGAATACAGCGAATCCAACCAAGAACTCAATTGTTGTTATTCCTTATTACAACCAGGGTTATTACACTGCACGTATGCCGGAAGAAGCTTTCATTGAGAAAGACATCAACTGGGCAAGACTGCGTGATATCACACTCAGCTATACATTTAGTCCACGTGAACTGCGTGAACTGAGCTGGATTAAATCACTCTCTGCATTTATTACTGCTAACGACCTGATTTTGATTACCAACTATACTGGTGCTGATCCAGCTGTAAATGGTAACACTGCAGGTACAAGAGGTGTGGGTGCTGCCGGTTTTGATTACGGTAATATTCCAACGCCAGTTAGTATTAACATAGGTTTCAGAGCAACATTTAAATAA
- the plsY gene encoding glycerol-3-phosphate 1-O-acyltransferase PlsY, giving the protein MVEFLLIVLAYLIGSIPTAVWVSKKYFGIDIRDYGSGNAGATNTFRVLGQKWGTIVMLIDVLKGVIATSLYILDAFYMTDELQRTNFMIGLGLAAVIGHIFPIWADFKGGKGVATLLGMALAIQPIVAVSCIGVFIIVLYLTRFVSLSSILAGVSFMVFILFIFNEKETLYRIFAILVALMVVLTHQKNIGRIIRGTESKVPLFKHRDRRKQRRKQ; this is encoded by the coding sequence ATGGTAGAATTTTTACTCATTGTTTTGGCTTACCTCATTGGCTCAATTCCTACAGCCGTTTGGGTAAGTAAAAAATACTTCGGGATTGATATCCGGGATTATGGCAGCGGCAACGCTGGCGCCACCAATACATTCCGGGTGTTGGGTCAGAAATGGGGCACCATTGTGATGCTGATTGATGTGCTGAAAGGTGTTATCGCCACTTCCCTCTATATTCTGGATGCATTTTACATGACGGATGAATTGCAGCGTACCAATTTCATGATTGGGCTTGGACTTGCTGCTGTGATCGGACATATTTTCCCCATCTGGGCAGATTTCAAGGGTGGGAAAGGTGTAGCCACTTTGTTAGGCATGGCTCTGGCCATCCAGCCGATTGTAGCGGTTAGCTGTATCGGTGTGTTCATCATCGTTTTATACCTTACCCGATTCGTATCCCTTAGTTCTATACTTGCGGGTGTTTCTTTTATGGTATTCATTCTCTTTATTTTCAACGAGAAAGAAACGCTCTACCGCATCTTCGCCATCTTGGTAGCACTGATGGTAGTACTGACCCACCAAAAGAACATCGGACGGATTATTAGGGGTACTGAAAGTAAAGTGCCCCTCTTTAAACACCGCGATCGCCGCAAACAGCGTCGTAAGCAGTAG
- a CDS encoding M48 family metallopeptidase, translated as MRYLVCLALGSVILFACQRNAITGRSQLSFVPESEIQAQSLTAYQQFLSTSKVINTGKQAEMVKRVGSRIIKAINEYYSSQGLTSELKGYAWEVNLVDNKEMNAWCMPGGKIVVYTGLLPVTQNEDALAVVMGHEIAHALAHHGQERVSQGMLQQGLGLGLSLAVANKPAETQQIILQSYGVASQVGGILPFSRKHELEADRFGLRYAALAGYDPRSAIDLWKRMGAAGGGQKPPEILSTHPVEERRIAELQKIMPETMEKYYKPL; from the coding sequence ATGCGTTATCTAGTATGTCTGGCCCTTGGGTCAGTTATCCTCTTTGCCTGTCAGCGTAATGCCATTACAGGCCGTTCTCAATTGAGTTTTGTACCCGAGTCCGAAATACAGGCACAGTCTCTGACAGCTTATCAGCAATTCTTATCTACGAGTAAAGTAATCAATACTGGTAAGCAGGCAGAAATGGTGAAGCGTGTTGGTAGCCGCATCATCAAAGCCATTAATGAATACTATAGCAGTCAGGGTTTGACCAGTGAGTTAAAAGGCTATGCCTGGGAAGTGAACCTGGTAGACAATAAGGAAATGAATGCTTGGTGTATGCCCGGTGGTAAGATTGTGGTATACACCGGTTTATTGCCTGTAACCCAAAATGAGGATGCTTTGGCTGTGGTGATGGGGCATGAAATTGCGCATGCGCTGGCGCATCATGGGCAAGAGCGGGTAAGTCAGGGTATGCTGCAACAGGGCCTGGGTTTGGGATTGAGTCTGGCAGTAGCCAATAAACCCGCTGAGACCCAGCAAATTATTCTGCAGTCCTATGGTGTGGCATCGCAGGTAGGTGGCATATTGCCCTTTAGCCGTAAGCATGAACTGGAAGCAGATAGGTTTGGATTGCGCTACGCGGCTTTAGCCGGCTATGATCCCCGCTCTGCCATTGATCTTTGGAAAAGAATGGGCGCTGCAGGGGGCGGACAAAAGCCGCCGGAAATACTCAGTACCCATCCAGTAGAGGAAAGACGTATCGCAGAACTCCAGAAAATTATGCCGGAGACTATGGAGAAATACTATAAGCCACTGTAA
- a CDS encoding YdeI/OmpD-associated family protein encodes MTTTSQQSLLEKLQLKDEKNLLIQGLPSSIEKQFVKLSYAKNVTPLLKSKKVDFALVFAINQNQLNSVLKEVLPALHEDSKLWVAYPKSTSKIVSDLNRDCSWDILCNNNYESVRQVALDHVWSAMRFKKVDKIPNRTRSFGDSKPADINGIDFDKRLVVPPTELENMFMKHKEAKEFFTSLSFTNQKEYVSWIEGAKKEETRKRRVEAALEKLLAGKRNPSEK; translated from the coding sequence ATGACGACAACATCGCAACAGAGTTTGTTAGAAAAATTGCAACTAAAAGATGAGAAAAACCTGTTGATTCAGGGACTTCCTTCCTCCATCGAAAAGCAGTTTGTCAAGTTATCCTACGCAAAGAATGTAACGCCCTTACTGAAATCTAAGAAAGTAGATTTTGCGTTGGTATTCGCCATTAATCAAAATCAGCTGAATTCTGTATTGAAAGAAGTGTTGCCGGCCTTGCATGAGGACAGCAAACTTTGGGTGGCTTATCCAAAATCAACCAGCAAGATTGTGAGCGATCTGAACCGTGACTGCAGCTGGGATATTTTGTGCAACAATAATTATGAGAGTGTACGTCAGGTAGCTTTGGATCATGTATGGAGCGCTATGCGTTTTAAGAAAGTAGATAAGATACCAAACAGAACCCGTTCATTCGGCGATAGTAAGCCTGCCGATATCAATGGTATTGATTTCGATAAGCGTCTCGTAGTTCCACCAACAGAACTGGAGAACATGTTCATGAAGCACAAAGAGGCAAAAGAGTTTTTTACTTCTCTGTCATTCACCAACCAGAAAGAATATGTTTCCTGGATTGAGGGTGCAAAGAAAGAAGAAACGAGAAAGCGTAGAGTAGAAGCTGCTTTGGAAAAATTACTCGCAGGTAAGCGCAATCCTTCAGAAAAATAA
- the dnaG gene encoding DNA primase produces MISPQTIQQITSRIDIIDIVGEFVKLKKRGTNYLGLCPFHNEKTPSFTVSPAKEIYKCFGCGKSGNSISFLMEHEKYSYVEALRWLANRYNIEIEETERSPEQIAIAQTTDSLYAINHFAQRFFSEQLHSEEGRANALSYLQERGFTDATIEKFQLGYNPQNRNAFALTALQQQFNKDVLLKSGLVVNRNDDLADNYRGRIIFPVHNNTGKVIGFGARVIGKADKAPKYINTPENELYIKSRILYGLYQARMQMDKADECLLVEGYTDVISLHQAGIENVVASGGTSLTTDQLRLVKKYTNNLTIIYDGDSAGVKAALRGLDMALEEGLNVRLVLIPDNEDPDSYVNKVGMKAFNEFVAANKKDFILFQLEVMLREAGNDVTRKSQVVNQIAETLSKISKAEDFTRQQDYIKQCASLLRIDETGLTNLVNKYKRDKISREEKKLPFDEAETIRQNSQQPEDVLDQDIADLFNKDNAIERNVLRVLLEYGLRTNQAGRPLAEYVFEELEQFHFDVPDFEQLYQQYKSQYEQGLEPSAKTWLYHPDEQVRQLVVNITMTPHELSQKWDEVMEGMNIVNRDVSEQDVHLSVHYFKLRKLKKMLEENQRDMESASGDALMSLIMIHKQLKEFEQQITAQLGTVILK; encoded by the coding sequence ATGATTTCTCCCCAGACCATACAACAGATTACCAGCAGAATAGACATCATCGATATTGTTGGTGAGTTTGTAAAACTGAAGAAAAGAGGTACCAACTACCTGGGCCTATGTCCTTTTCACAATGAAAAGACACCTTCCTTCACCGTGTCTCCAGCAAAAGAGATCTACAAATGTTTCGGCTGTGGCAAGAGCGGAAACTCCATCAGCTTTCTGATGGAACACGAGAAATACAGTTATGTGGAAGCCCTTCGCTGGCTGGCCAATCGCTATAATATTGAAATTGAAGAAACAGAGCGCTCACCTGAGCAAATTGCAATTGCTCAGACTACAGACAGCCTCTATGCGATCAATCATTTTGCACAACGCTTTTTCTCTGAACAACTACATAGCGAAGAAGGCAGGGCCAATGCACTGAGCTATTTGCAGGAACGTGGTTTTACTGATGCAACGATTGAAAAATTCCAGTTAGGTTATAACCCACAAAACAGAAACGCATTTGCCTTAACAGCTTTGCAGCAACAATTCAACAAAGATGTTTTGTTGAAATCTGGGTTAGTGGTAAATCGAAACGATGATCTCGCTGATAACTATCGTGGTCGAATCATCTTCCCCGTACACAACAATACAGGCAAAGTCATTGGCTTTGGTGCACGCGTGATCGGTAAGGCCGATAAAGCACCCAAGTATATCAATACGCCGGAAAACGAACTGTACATCAAGAGCCGCATTTTGTACGGACTCTACCAAGCACGCATGCAGATGGACAAGGCAGATGAGTGCTTGCTTGTTGAAGGTTATACTGATGTGATCAGCTTACATCAGGCCGGTATTGAGAACGTAGTAGCCAGTGGCGGTACTTCACTTACAACAGATCAACTTCGGCTTGTTAAGAAGTATACCAATAATCTCACCATTATTTATGATGGTGATAGCGCCGGGGTGAAAGCTGCACTGCGCGGATTGGATATGGCCTTGGAAGAAGGCCTGAATGTACGCTTGGTACTGATTCCGGATAATGAAGATCCAGACAGCTATGTGAACAAAGTAGGCATGAAAGCCTTCAATGAGTTTGTAGCAGCTAATAAAAAGGACTTCATTCTTTTCCAATTAGAAGTGATGCTGCGCGAAGCGGGTAATGATGTTACGCGTAAAAGTCAGGTAGTGAATCAGATTGCTGAAACACTCAGTAAAATCAGTAAGGCAGAAGACTTTACACGCCAACAAGACTATATTAAACAATGTGCTTCTCTCTTACGCATTGATGAAACTGGTCTCACCAATCTGGTGAATAAATACAAGCGCGACAAGATCAGTCGTGAAGAAAAAAAATTACCCTTCGACGAAGCAGAAACCATTCGCCAGAACAGTCAGCAACCGGAAGATGTACTGGACCAGGACATAGCAGATCTCTTCAATAAAGACAATGCCATTGAGCGCAATGTTTTGCGTGTATTACTGGAATATGGCTTGCGCACCAATCAAGCCGGAAGACCATTAGCAGAATATGTTTTTGAAGAGCTCGAGCAATTTCATTTTGATGTGCCGGATTTTGAACAACTCTATCAACAATACAAAAGCCAATACGAACAAGGCCTAGAGCCTTCGGCTAAAACCTGGCTATATCATCCTGATGAGCAAGTAAGACAACTGGTGGTGAATATTACCATGACGCCACATGAACTCAGCCAGAAATGGGATGAAGTAATGGAAGGAATGAATATTGTGAACAGAGATGTGAGCGAACAGGATGTACACCTGAGTGTGCATTATTTCAAACTACGCAAACTGAAAAAGATGCTGGAAGAAAACCAGCGCGATATGGAGTCTGCCTCCGGCGATGCATTGATGAGCCTCATCATGATTCACAAACAACTCAAAGAATTTGAACAACAGATCACCGCACAACTGGGCACCGTGATCCTGAAATAA
- the prmA gene encoding 50S ribosomal protein L11 methyltransferase: MDYIEIVLENIPVDQLELVMADLSLAGCNGFEELDNGGLKAYAEAGGLNENELNLIVDKYQLNHSLSNIKEQNWNAVWESNFDPVQVRDFVGIRADFHAPIAGVHHEILITPKMSFGTGHHATTWMMLDWMEGLNMAGKSAYDFGTGTGVLAIMAEKLGAKQVLAVDNDDWCIENSLENIQKNNCQNIDIEKVETGYQNKKFDIILANVNRHIIEANIHFLVDALAPGGQILFSGLLVYDEQPMRELFAQHGLQTEGVRVRNNWISILCR, from the coding sequence ATGGATTACATAGAAATTGTACTGGAAAATATCCCCGTTGACCAACTGGAGCTGGTGATGGCGGACTTATCGCTGGCCGGCTGTAATGGTTTTGAGGAGCTGGACAATGGTGGACTGAAAGCCTATGCTGAAGCTGGTGGATTGAATGAAAATGAATTAAACTTAATTGTTGATAAGTATCAATTAAATCATTCATTGTCAAATATTAAAGAACAAAATTGGAATGCGGTTTGGGAATCCAACTTTGATCCTGTGCAGGTACGCGATTTTGTAGGTATTCGGGCTGATTTTCATGCTCCGATAGCGGGAGTACATCATGAAATCTTAATTACACCCAAGATGAGCTTTGGTACGGGCCACCATGCCACCACTTGGATGATGTTGGACTGGATGGAGGGGTTGAATATGGCAGGAAAGTCTGCGTACGACTTCGGAACGGGTACCGGTGTGCTGGCCATCATGGCAGAAAAGCTGGGAGCAAAGCAGGTTCTAGCGGTGGATAATGATGATTGGTGTATTGAAAACTCCTTGGAGAATATTCAAAAAAATAATTGTCAAAATATTGATATAGAAAAAGTTGAGACAGGTTATCAAAATAAAAAGTTTGATATAATACTGGCCAATGTAAACCGCCACATCATTGAAGCCAATATCCATTTTCTGGTGGATGCTTTGGCGCCGGGTGGCCAAATCCTTTTTAGCGGCTTGCTGGTGTATGATGAGCAGCCTATGCGGGAACTTTTCGCCCAGCATGGCCTCCAGACTGAGGGGGTGCGGGTACGGAACAACTGGATATCCATACTGTGTCGTTAA
- a CDS encoding SusD/RagB family nutrient-binding outer membrane lipoprotein — MKKHLIKSVILLSAVVLSATSCKKLIDEAYRNPNADVRVPVESLMPNLIGAMACNHAGHGPINDARYVGQYVGYWHFVNTLSPFDRFGHILSAADVAQSTWRSHYYDIGQNCIKMIEWAEDEKKWDYAGAGKAILAHSWLQLTDYYGDVIFKEAFNTNQITFQFDEQPVVYDGVRKLCFEALDLLNRTGDGVSQANLAKGDAYFYNGDVNKWKKFVYAILARSYNHLTNKNDYKPDSVIKYCDLAMQTNDENGMVRFANSGISGTANFFGPLRGNLAGAGVTAPTAIRQSSYIANLMNGTNPEFSGVEDPRAWYMLRGNANGTIRGVDRNRGQSALAANDRPESFWGVAQTTAINNAAPANDANCRYIFRNDGPMPVITASEVQFMKAEAALIKGDRNTALAAYRKGIELNFDMLTTVYNRAIPAGKEITTAVRDAYLAQPSVMPNAAGLTRTKIMLQKYIAQYGFGALETWVDMRRYHYTDLDPQTGEQVFRGFAVPTGTDLFEDNAGKSVVYRYRPRFNAEYVWNLNEIKRIGADKNDYHLKECWFSIK; from the coding sequence ATGAAAAAACATCTTATTAAATCAGTCATCTTGCTTTCAGCTGTTGTGTTATCCGCAACATCTTGTAAAAAATTGATTGATGAAGCATATCGTAACCCCAACGCAGACGTGCGTGTGCCGGTAGAATCATTGATGCCTAACCTGATTGGTGCCATGGCATGTAACCATGCCGGTCATGGCCCCATTAATGATGCCCGTTATGTAGGTCAGTACGTAGGTTACTGGCATTTTGTGAACACACTGAGTCCCTTCGATCGTTTTGGACATATTTTGAGTGCAGCCGATGTGGCACAATCCACTTGGCGTTCACATTATTATGATATCGGTCAGAACTGTATCAAAATGATTGAGTGGGCAGAAGATGAGAAGAAATGGGATTATGCCGGTGCCGGTAAAGCAATCCTCGCACATAGCTGGTTACAATTAACCGATTATTACGGTGATGTTATCTTTAAAGAAGCTTTCAATACCAACCAAATTACCTTCCAGTTCGATGAACAGCCTGTAGTGTATGATGGTGTAAGAAAGCTTTGTTTTGAAGCTTTGGATCTTCTGAACAGAACAGGTGATGGTGTAAGCCAGGCTAATCTGGCAAAAGGCGATGCTTATTTCTACAATGGCGATGTAAACAAATGGAAGAAGTTTGTTTATGCCATCTTAGCAAGAAGCTATAATCACCTTACTAATAAGAACGACTACAAGCCGGATTCTGTGATCAAGTATTGCGATTTGGCTATGCAGACAAATGATGAAAATGGTATGGTTAGGTTTGCAAATAGTGGAATTAGTGGTACTGCCAATTTCTTTGGTCCGCTTAGAGGTAACCTTGCTGGAGCAGGTGTTACAGCACCTACTGCCATTCGTCAAAGTTCATATATAGCAAATCTGATGAATGGAACCAATCCTGAGTTCTCCGGTGTTGAAGATCCAAGAGCATGGTATATGCTTCGCGGTAACGCCAACGGAACCATCAGAGGTGTTGACAGAAATCGCGGACAATCTGCGCTTGCTGCAAACGACAGACCCGAAAGTTTCTGGGGTGTTGCGCAAACAACAGCTATCAATAACGCTGCTCCCGCAAATGATGCCAATTGTAGATACATTTTTAGAAATGATGGCCCCATGCCTGTTATTACTGCCAGTGAAGTGCAATTCATGAAAGCTGAAGCGGCACTGATTAAAGGTGATAGAAATACAGCCTTGGCTGCATATAGAAAAGGTATTGAATTGAATTTTGATATGCTTACAACAGTGTATAACAGAGCCATTCCTGCAGGTAAGGAAATCACTACTGCAGTTAGAGATGCTTATCTGGCTCAGCCAAGCGTTATGCCTAATGCTGCTGGCTTAACCAGAACCAAGATTATGCTGCAAAAGTATATTGCGCAGTATGGCTTTGGCGCTTTGGAAACATGGGTTGATATGAGAAGATACCATTACACAGACCTTGATCCTCAAACAGGGGAGCAGGTGTTCAGAGGTTTTGCAGTGCCTACAGGTACAGATCTGTTTGAAGACAATGCTGGTAAATCAGTTGTCTACAGATATCGTCCTCGCTTTAACGCTGAGTATGTTTGGAACCTGAACGAAATCAAGCGTATTGGTGCTGATAAGAATGATTACCACTTGAAAGAGTGTTGGTTCTCGATTAAATAA